Proteins from a genomic interval of Gadus macrocephalus chromosome 2, ASM3116895v1:
- the wfikkn2a gene encoding WAP, Kazal, immunoglobulin, Kunitz and NTR domain-containing protein 2, with translation MWWMLFPRWIWFIFGQCSVWLMYMESFCVEGMPMSLAKVVYSHAGMCPNELNPNLWVDAMSTCMRECESDQDCETFEKCCANVCGNKSCVAARYLDIKGHRGPIGMPTGATCDKLMCSQQGSECDIWDGQPVCKCRDRCEREPLFTCASDGMTYYNKCYMDAEACSHGTSISVVTCRFHLTWPNTSPVPMETTLRPTTALQTTLPADAQPPALLSGPAQLAVLVGDTASFLCEVAGKPRPELTWEKQLEGSENAVMRPNHVRGNVVVTNIGQLVIYNAQPHDAGVYTCTARNAAGSVSAHFPLAVVRREEGGGPGAEGNGSVAAGPFPAEECLKGPDTDDCGEESISWYYESMRNNCFTFTYSQCNKNRNHFASHQACMRSCGVELAAPCGLPSLQGPCKAYEPRWAYSAALKQCQSFVYGGCGGNENNFESKGACEEMCPYPKNRHCKACRPRGKMVTSFCRSDFVVLGRMTELTEEQESGHALVTVEEILKDDKMGLKFFGKEPLEVTLLSMDWKCPCPNVTAAPGQLILMGEVTAGMAVLQPDSFVAASSARRVRKLREVVQKKTCDFLKEFTTIQ, from the exons ATGTGGTGGATGCTTTTTCCACGATGGATTTGGTTTATTTTCGGGCAATGCTCTGTTTGGCTCATGTACATGGAGAGCTTCTGCGTGGAGGGGATGCCCATGTCTCTGGCCAAGGTGGTGTACTCCCACGCGGGCATGTGCCCCAACGAGCTGAACCCCAACCTGTGGGTGGACGCGATGAGCACCTGCATGCGGGAGTGCGAGTCTGACCAG GACTGCGAGACCTTCGAGAAGTGCTGCGCCAACGTGTGCGGCAACAAGAGCTGCGTGGCGGCACGCTACCTGGACATCAAGGGCCACAGGGGCCCCATCGGCATGCCCACAGGGGCCACCTGTGACAAGCTGATGTGCTCGCAGCAGGGCTCAGAGTGCGACATCTGGGACGGCCAGCCCGTCTGCAAGTGCCGCGACCGCTGCGAGCGCGAGCCCCTGTTCACCTGCGCCTCCGACGGCATGACCTACTACAACAAGTGCTACATGGACGCCGAGGCCTGCTCCCACGGCACCTCCATCTCTGTGGTCACCTGCAG GTTCCACCTTACCTGGCCCAACACCAGCCCCGTCCCCATGGAGACCACGCTGCGCCCCACCACCGCCCTCCAGACCACCCTGCCCGCCGATGCGCAACCCCCCGCCCTGCTGAGCGGCCCCGCCCAGCTGGCTGTGCTGGTGGGCGACACCGCCAGCTTCCTGTGCGAGGTGGCGGGGAAGCCGCGGCCCGAGCTGACGTGGGAGAAGCAGCTGGAGGGCTCAGAGAACGCCGTGATGCGGCCCAACCACGTGCGCGGCAACGTGGTGGTCACCAACATCGGTCAGCTGGTCATCTACAACGCCCAGCCGCACGACGCCGGCGTCTACACCTGCACCGCCCGCAACGCCGCCGGCTCTGTCTCCGCCCACTTCCCCCTGGCCGTGGTGCgcagggaggagggcgggggcccAGGGGCAGAGGGGAACGGCTCCGTGGCCGCGGGGCCCTTCCCCGCCGAGGAGTGCCTGAAGGGCCCAGACACGGACGACTGCGGCGAGGAGAGCATCAGTTGGTACTACGAGTCCATGAGGAACAACTGCTTCACCTTCACTTACAGCCAGTGCAACAAGAACCGCAACCACTTCGCCAGCCACCAGGCCTGCATGCGGTCGTGCGGTGTGGAGCTGGCGGCACCCTGCGGCCTGCCCAGCTTGCAGGGGCCCTGCAAGGCCTACGAGCCTCGCTGGGCCTACAGCGCCGCCCTCAAGCAGTGCCAGTCCTTCGTGTACGGCGGCTGCGGTGGAAACGAGAACAACTTTGAGTCCAAGGGCGCCTGCGAGGAGATGTGCCCCTACCCCAAGAACCGCCACTGCAAGGCCTGCCGGCCACGTGGCAAGATGGTGACCAGCTTCTGCAGGAGCGACTTTGTGGTGCTGGGCCGCATGACGGAGCTGACAGAGGAGCAGGAGTCAGGCCACGCCCTGGTGACGGTGGAGGAGATCCTGAAGGACGACAAGATGGGCCTCAAGTTCTTCGGGAAGGAGCCCCTGGAGGTGACGCTGCTCAGCATGGACTGGAAGTGCCCGTGCCCCAACGTGACGGCGGCCCCCGGCCAGCTCATCCTCATGGGGGAGGTGACGGCCGGCATGGCCGTGCTGCAGCCCGACAGCTTTGTGGCCGCGTCCAGTGCCCGCCGTGTCAGAAAGCTCCGCGAGGTGGTCCAGAAGAAGACCTGCGACTTCCTCAAGGAGTTCACCACCATCCAGTAG